Proteins from one Telopea speciosissima isolate NSW1024214 ecotype Mountain lineage chromosome 1, Tspe_v1, whole genome shotgun sequence genomic window:
- the LOC122641935 gene encoding uncharacterized oxidoreductase At4g09670-like yields the protein MAETPVRFGILGCAGIAQKQSKAITLSPNSTLYAVGSRSLEKAKKFAAENGFPPSAKIYGSYEAVLDDPDVDVVYVPLPTSLHVQWAVLASKKKKHLLLEKPVALNVAEFDQIVEACEANGVQFMDGTMWMHHPRTAKMMEFLSDTERFGHLKTIHSFFSFAGDDNFLKNDIRVKPGLDGLGALGDAGWYCIRSILWATNYELPKTVTAHRGPVINEAGVILACGSSLQWEDGKTATFHCSFFTNLTTDITAVGTKGTLHVHDFIVPFEEKTASFSTISQIRFAERALPSQNVITTDLPQEVCMVSELSRLVKSIKEGGSKPESKWPSISRKTQLVLDAVKASIEKGFEPVQVGV from the exons ATGGCAGAAACCCCAGTCCGATTCGGGATTCTGGGCTGTGCAGGGATAGCGCAGAAACAATCGAAAGCTATAACCCTCTCTCCCAACTCGACTCTCTACGCCGTCGGCAGCCGTTCCTTGGAGAAGGCCAAGAAATTCGCTGCAGAGAATGGGTTCCCTCCGTCGGCGAAGATTTACGGCAGCTACGAAGCAGTTCTCGATGATCCAGACGTTGATGTCGTGTACGTGCCCCTTCCAACTAGCCTGCATGTGCAGTGGGCGGTGCTGGcttcgaagaagaagaaacacctGCTGCTGGAGAAGCCTGTGGCCTTGAACGTTGCTGAGTTCGATCAGATCGTCGAGGCTTGCGAGGCTAATGGGGTGCAGTTCATGGACGGAACCATGTGGATGCACCACCCAAGAACTGCCAAGATGATGGAGTTCCTTTCCGATACGGAGCGTTTCGGTCACCTCAAAACG ATTCACAGCTTCTTTTCATTTGCCGGTGATGATAATTTTCTCAAGAATGACATCCGAGTAAAGCCAGGTCTTGATGGCCTTGGGGCTCTGGGTGATGCTGGGTGGTATTGTATCAGATCAATACTGTGGGCTACTAACTATGAACTACCCAAGACTGTGACTGCCCACCGTGGACCTGTTATCAATGAAGCAGGAGTGATCTTGGCTTGTGGATCTTCTTTACAATGGGAAGATGGGAAGACAGCAACTTTCCATTGTTCATTCTTTACCAATTTGACAACGGATATAACTGCAGTTGGAACAAAAGGAACTTTACATGTTCATGATTTTATTGTCCCTTTTGAGGAGAAAACTGCTTCATTTTCTACAATTTCTCAGATAAGATTCGCAGAGCGTGCATTGCCTTCGCAAAATGTGATAACAACTGATCTCCCTCAAGAGGTATGCATGGTGAGTGAGTTGTCAAGGTTGGTAAAGAGTATAAAAGAAGGTGGTTCCAAACCTGAGAGTAAGTGGCCCAGCATCAGCAGGAAGACACAACTGGTTCTTGATGCTGTCAAGGCATCCATTGAGAAAGGTTTCGAGCCAGTTCAAGTGGGGGTTTAA